The Procambarus clarkii isolate CNS0578487 chromosome 39, FALCON_Pclarkii_2.0, whole genome shotgun sequence genome window below encodes:
- the LOC138372511 gene encoding uncharacterized protein produces MTRRHMVVPMTGLAWVLILASCFYITPTHSWPLAGPSPRGDHKAGSRLALDGLEAFHPFDAEDRVVFPGRSTRQRHSPEDPLEELSSLYPSWPPRHYQSAETGSQGQGRTVRGGARQPRHHHPLVQARHQVNNPWRQAKYMGYMARGRPQSHSSLWYWD; encoded by the exons ATGACGAG GAGACATATGGTGGTGCCCATGACCGGCCTGGCGTGGGTTCTCATCCTTGCCAGCTGCTTCTACATCACCCCGACTCACTCCT GGCCGTTGGCGGGGCCGTCGCCGCGAGGGGACCACAAGGCGGGCTCACGGTTGGCGCTGGACGGTCTGGAAGCGTTCCACCCGTTTGATGCTGAGGATCGTGTCGTCTTTCCTGGGAGGTCGACCCGCCAGCGCCATTCTCCGGAGGATCCGCTG GAAGAACTGTCGAGCTTGTACCCGTCCTGGCCGCCGCGTCACTATCAGTCTGCAGAAACCGGTTCTCAGGGTCAGGGGAGGACGGTGAGAGGTGGAGCCCGCcagccccgccaccaccaccccctcgtgCAGGCGCGTCACCAAGTCAATAACCCCTGGCGACAGGCGAAGTACATGGGTTACATGGCCAGGGGGAGGCCCCAGTCCCACTCGTCTCTGTGGTATTGGGACTGA